The proteins below are encoded in one region of Kogia breviceps isolate mKogBre1 chromosome 8, mKogBre1 haplotype 1, whole genome shotgun sequence:
- the SURF6 gene encoding surfeit locus protein 6 codes for MCLGLPVPARDAAPRLSSRRVGPRSEPRPTPEPPAMASLLAKDAYLQSLAKKICSQPSPEPQKRKSAGKTQVSEAAGPPKKKRKRAQKKSREREEKAAEPKAQAPAEKSQARAPVAAKEKEEEGSGSTGAPAHGLVSEPGSVFALDVLRQRLHEKIREARGQGSAEELSPAASEKRRRRRQERDRKKRKRSELRAKEKAAQAAEPPPEAPREAAQAQPGLLFNKVEVSAEEPGSKAQRRKEKRRQLKGNLTPLTGRNYRQLLGRLRARRARLEELRGQDAGQARALEAKMQWTNLLYKAEGVKIRDDERLLQEALKRKEKRRAQRRRAWEKRTVHVLGRMQGRQDRRRQNLRKKKAARAERRLQKARRKGRILPQDLERAGLA; via the exons ATGTGTTTGGGGCTGCCGGTGCCGGCGCGGGACGCTGCACCCCGGCTCTCCTCCCGCCGAGTAGGACCCCGGAGCGAGCCCCGCCCGACCCCCGAACCTCCAGCCATGGCTTCTCTGCTCGCGAAGGACGCCTACCTGCAGAGTCTGGCCAAGAAGATctgctcccagcccagccccgagccACAGAAACGCAAGTCGG CTGGCAAAACTCAAGTCTCAGAAGCTGCTGGGCCCcccaaaaagaagaggaagagggcaCAGAAGAAATCCCGGGAGCGGGAGGAGAAGGCTGCAGAACCCAAGGCCCAGGCCCCTGCGGAGAAGTCTCAAGCCAGGGCGCCAGTGGCAgccaaggagaaggaggaggagggctcCGGCTCCACCGGGGCCCCTGCGC ATGGCCTGGTCAGTGAGCCTGGCTCTGTATTTGCCTTGGACGTTCTGCGGCAGCGCCTGCATGAGAAGATCCGGGAGGCGCGGGGCCAG GGCAGCGCCGAGGAGTTGTCGCCCGCCGCTTCGGAGAAAAGACGCCGGAGGAGGCAGGAGCGCGACCGGAAGAAGAGGAAGCGGAGCGAGCTGAGAGCGAAGGAGAAGGCGGCGCAGGCCGCCGAGCCACCTCCCGAGGCGCCCCGCGAGGCGGCGCAGGCCCAGCCGGGGCTGCTCTTCAATAAG GTGGAGGTGAGCGCGGAGGAGCCGGGCAGCAAGGCCCAGCGCAGGAAGGAGAAGAGGCGGCAGCTGAAGGGGAACCTGACGCCGCTGACGGGCAGGAATTACCGGCAGCTGCTGGGGCGCCTGCGGGCGCGGCGGGCCCGGCTGGAGGAGCTGCGGGGCCAGGACGCGGGCCAGGCCCGGGCGCTCGAGGCCAAGATGCAGTGGACCAACCTGCTGTACAAGGCCGAGGGCGTGAAGATCCGCGACGACGAGCGCCTGCTGCAGGAGGCCCTGAAGCGCAAGGAGAAGCGGCGGGCGCAGCGGCGGCGCGCGTGGGAGAAGCGCACGGTGCACGTGCTGGGGAGGATGCAGGGGCGGCAGGACAGGCGGCGGCAGAACCTGCGCAAGAAGAAGGCGGCCAGGGCCGAGCGGCGCCTGCAGAAGGCCCGCAGGAAGGGCCGCATCCTGCCCCAGGACCTGGAGCGGGCCGGCCTGGCCTGA